The Rhododendron vialii isolate Sample 1 chromosome 6a, ASM3025357v1 genome includes a window with the following:
- the LOC131329277 gene encoding uncharacterized protein LOC131329277 → MPPSQKVGRRFGMPSPAQSSPSVTVEPSLSEDVLPHNSDALGDNTSLEQSRGVGRPLSNRVRGKTLGKGVDKLVAQNGGNKLPVSVLEKWNTLCGVNAPNASMLLGVYIRRMAPIKNTLTWTRSKSQMIIITTK, encoded by the exons ATGCCTCCAAGTCAAAAAGTGGGTAGGAGATTTGGTATGCCTTCACCAGCACAATCAAGCCCAAGTGTGACTGTTGAACCTTCTCTTTCCGAGGATGTTCTACCGCATAATTCTGATGCTTTGGGTGATAATACTTCTTTGGAGCAGTCTAGAGGTGTAG GCAGGCCATTATCCAACCGCGTGCGTGGTAAGACTCTTGGGAAAGGAGTTGATAAATTGGTTGCTCAGAATGGTGGGAATAAGCTTCCTGTATCGGTGCTAGAAAAGTGGAACACTTTATGTGGTGTTAATGCCCCCAATGCATCCATGCTATTGGGTGTGTATATTAGAAGGATGGCTCCAATTAAGAATACGCTGACGTG GACAAGATCAAAATCTCAGATGATTATCATAACAACCAAGTAG
- the LOC131329278 gene encoding uncharacterized protein LOC131329278 isoform X2 yields MAPKDWRHLIDDVWTTDKHKRKTAAEIKNRGQLGLGGHCSGSRSFVAGMTTPLEDNGYANLEFPEFYEKMNTKKDNTWIDDICGANHVVKDA; encoded by the exons ATGGCTCCAAAGGATTGGCGTCACTTGATCGATGATGTATGGACCACCGACAAGCACAAG AGGAAGACAGCAGccgaaataaaaaataggggaCAGCTGGGTCTCGGTGGTCATTGTTCGGGGTCTCGATCATTTGTTGCAGGGATGACTACACCG CTGGAGGATAATGGATATGCAAACCTTGAATTTCCAGAATTCTATGAGAAAATGAATACCAAGAAGGATAATACTTGGATCGATGATATTTGCGGTGCAAACCACGTAG TCAAAGATGCTTAG
- the LOC131329278 gene encoding uncharacterized protein LOC131329278 isoform X1: protein MAPKDWRHLIDDVWTTDKHKRKTAAEIKNRGQLGLGGHCSGSRSFVAGMTTPLEDNGYANLEFPEFYEKMNTKKDNTWIDDICGANHSKMLSQREESSQSGVQWTPKGMSGDVLGKRKSTYLDLGSAQSPLPLLRKLISHHRHEMKNCRIIKQIWRK, encoded by the exons ATGGCTCCAAAGGATTGGCGTCACTTGATCGATGATGTATGGACCACCGACAAGCACAAG AGGAAGACAGCAGccgaaataaaaaataggggaCAGCTGGGTCTCGGTGGTCATTGTTCGGGGTCTCGATCATTTGTTGCAGGGATGACTACACCG CTGGAGGATAATGGATATGCAAACCTTGAATTTCCAGAATTCTATGAGAAAATGAATACCAAGAAGGATAATACTTGGATCGATGATATTTGCGGTGCAAACCAC TCAAAGATGCTTAGCCAACGAGAAGAATCTTCTCAGTCCGGTGTACAGTGGACACCCAAGGGGATGTCTGGAGATGTTCttgggaagaggaagag TACATACTTGGATTTGGGGTCGGCTCAAAGCCCACTTCCTCTTCTTCGAAAACTGATATCGCATCATAGGCACGAGATGAAGAACTGCAGAATTATAAAGCAAATATGgagaaaatag